The genomic window TCTCTATAAACTCCTTTGATACAATCAGTTTATGTCCTCTTGCAGATGAATCTGTTTTCCAGGAATGAATCTGGCCGGGAAATGAAATATGAATCTGATGATCTTTCTCTTCAAATTCAACAAAATCAACAGAATGTATTCCATTACATTTTTCAAATAATATAAAGACATAAGATTCCGGAGATCTAAAATTCTCCATCTCGCTGGCTCCCGCAAGCGGTATGTAAACCACATGATCTTTAATTTTAGCCTCTGCCTCCAAATTTTTTTCAATGTAATTCGTCATCGTAAATATAAATTTCTCGCCAAGTAATAAAAAGGCACAATTAAATATTTTACTACCAAACCTATACCATAAATTTATAGAAACTGATACAATTTGTCCCCAGAAATATCTACTTTAAATGCGTTTTTGACAATCATAAAAAGCTAAAAAAGGGGTCTTCATCTTATGTTTTTCCTCTTTTTATGACTAAATCAATCAATAAAATATAAATTCTGAAAAATTAAAACATTTATAATCAATCAGAATCTCTGAATCTGCAATAAGTCTTTGTTAATTCAAATAGTAATATCAAAAAAAATACTATTTTTGTGGGAAATAGTAAATGTTGTCTAGTAGAAGATTTATTACTAATTTAGACATACCAATTTATGAAATATTAAAATTCACTCAAATGAAAAAAATAATTCTACTCCTTACTTGTACGTTCGGTATTTCAGTTTTTTCACAAATCAAAGTACTAAAAAACGAAACTTTAGTAGAGATTGGAAAAGATAACTCTGTTGGTTTATTTAAAAAAGACAATAAATTCACTATTAATTATCAGGATCTTAATACCAGTAATCTTAATACATTCCGATCATTTTCTTTTTTAGATGTAAATGGTGATGTACAAGGTTTATATAAATTAATTACTGATGGTTTTATAGATCAACCAACAGGTAATATCACCTTAGAATTGCCTAATGACATTATTGAGCTTCATTATGAAAAAAACTATGGCCAGCCTACCGTTCAGTTTATTCAGTTTATCAACAAGAATAGAAAATATGTAGGAAAATCGCAGTTTTTAAATAAAAAACAAGTCGATAAGATTTTTGGAATCGGAACCAACAGATCTGCTTTATACAAACCAGTTGCAAAAGCGAATCTAACCCCTGTTAATCCGATGCCTACTCCGGAAACACCCAAACCGGCTACTACAAAAGGAAAGAAATCAAGAAAATAATCAATAATACTTAGCTCATTCTACCCGGATGAGTTTTTTATTTTTATTTTTGTAAAAAAGATCTCATCAGATTATGTCTCTTCAAATAACCAATTTAACAAAAAAGTTCGCAGAACAAACTGCACTCAACAATATTAACATTTCAATTGATCAAAATGAAATCATTGGTCTTCTGGGTCCGAACGGAGCCGGAAAATCTACCCTGATGAAATCCATTGTCGGTGCGCTTACCATTGATGAGGGCGAAATTATTTTCAACGGAAAAAATATTTCTGAGAACGAGATTGAGAGCAAGAAAAAAATTGGCTTTTTACCTGAAAATAACCCTTTATATCTCGAAATGTATGTAAAGGAATACTTACAGTTTGTAGCCAATATCCATAAAATACCGACATCCAGAGTAGATGAAGTCATCGAACTGGTAGGAATCACTCCTGAAAAATCAAAGAAAATCGGGCAGCTTTCCAAAGGATATAAACAAAGAGTGGGTCTTGCACAGGCCATTATTCATCAACCCGATTTACTGATTCTGGATGAGCCGACAAATGGTCTTGATCCCAACCAGATCATCGAAATCAGAAATGTTGTAAAGGAAATCGGCCAGCAAAAAACGGTTCTACTTTCTACCCACATCATGCAGGAAGTTGAAGCCCTTTGTTCCCGTGTAATCCTTATCCATAAAGGAAATATTCTTCAGGATTGCCCTATTGAAGAATTTAAAGGCAAATTTGAAAGTCTGGAAGAGGCTTTTGCAAGCTATACCGCATAAAAATAAGAATGCTCCATAATTTGGAGCATTTTCATTTTATTTATGATTAATTTAAACGCAAAATTTTCGTTAAAGCTTTATCAAATCAACTTGTTGATTCTTCTTTGCCCACTTCATTCAAATTTTTAAAATAAAATCTTTGCGTTAAAAAAAATTAAGACTCATTATCCGTTTTTTCTTCGCCTTCCTGTACAGCAACTACTTCTACACTCTTCTTCTGAATCTGTTCCAAAAGCTATCATGAATTGGCTTTAAATTTGCTGCAACTAAACATCACCAATAACCTCAAAAAATGATTAAAAAACTTTTATTCGGAGTATTCTGTGTTACTCATTTCTCATGGGTTCCGGCAAATGATCTAAAGCAAAATCCAGATTTAAAAAAAAATAACGGAACAGAATTTTTTCAGAATGTTCCGAAAACTGTCATCATCAAGACCAAAAAATTCAAAGTAAGAATCGACAAGCAACCCAACGGAAATTATTTGTATCAATCCTGGGGAGCCAATACCAAAATTACCGCCAAACCAAGCATGATTATTGGTGAAGGTAATCTAATCCCGGACGGATCCGGAGGTAATTACTACTTTGAATTCAACAATAACGGAACAATTTATCAGGTTTGGAGAAATTACCTTACCGCTTCTGCTAAAAAAGCTCCCTATACATTAGTGGTCATTAACAATCAGGGCGAAACCATTGTAAAACAGGACGCTTACGTTGTAAAAAATTAGAAATAAAAACTCTCATTGTTAATAAAGTGAGAGTTTTTTATGTTCCGGATTGTTTTATCTTCAGATAAAAATTGCTTTCATTAAAACTATCTTTTGCCGCATGATAACCAATATTGAAAATTTCTTCAAGACGGTCTTTTTTTCGTTCAAAAGTTCCAAAACTGGATAATTTCTGAGATAGGATCAACCAGTCACAGTAATCGAATTTCACCTTTTCAATCCTATAAGAAAGAAGATCATAGGAACGTGAAACAATGGCTTTAATCGACTTTAAATCATTGATATTGATATTATGTGGAGGAGATACAAAAACCCCGATCAGCTTATCACAGTCGTCACGAATAATATCGGCAGGAAAATTATTGAGAACTCCCCCATCACAGAACATTTCTTCATTCAAAATATAGGGTGTGGTAATTCCCGGGATAGAACAGGAAGCAATAATCGCATCGGTTACCAAAAAATCTTTGTCGAAAATCTTTTCGGTTCCGGAAACCAATTCTGTAGCGACGATACGAACTTCTTTATCCAGATCTCCTATTTTCATATCCTGAAAAATAGGCTTCAGATAATTGTTAAAAATAACTGAGGAAACCAATCCCGGCTGATTGAACGTAAAATGTTTCCAGTTAAAAAAATAAACCGATTGAAAAAAATCAAGGATTTCTTCCGGCGTTTTTCCTACAGCATAAAGGCAACCCACAATAGAACCTGCACTACAGCAGGACAAAATATCTATATCAATATTTTTTTCGTGCAAAAATTTTAAAACCCCTGCATGAGCAATACCTTTGGTACCGCCTCCCGATAAAACGAGTCCTATTTTCTCAAAATTCATAGAATAAATGTAATGAAACAGCCTGAAATAATTAAGTTAATTTTTATAAATATGTTAATTTTAAAATTATTTTAACAAAAAAACTACCATTATCACGTTAGAAACTCAATCAGAATTAAGTTTAAACCTCCTTCAAAAAATTATTATAAAAACCTAATAACAGTATTAAAACATATACTGTAGTTTTTTACTTTTACCCTATCAATTATAGTACGTAAAATAATAACTGAAGTGAGCAACAATCAGAATTTAAAAGAACTCGCCAAATTATTTTTAAAGCTGGGAATCATTGGATTCGGAGGACCGGCAGCCCATATTGCCATGATGCAGAAAGAAGTGGTAATCGAAAAGAAATGGCTTACAGATCAGGAATTTCTGGACCTTATCGGAGCCACCAATCTTATTCCTGGTCCCAACAGTACTGAAATGGCCATTCATATAGGACGTAAAAAAGCAGGCTGGAAAGGACTTATTGTTGCCGGGCTTTGTTTTATATTTCCTTCTGTCATTATTACCGGAATTTTTGCAATCCTGTATAAAAAATACGGTCAGCTTCCCGAAGTATATCCTTTCATTTACGGAATAAAGCCAGCAATCATTGCCATTATATTAGGCGCAGTCTTCCCATTGGCAAAGAAATCAGTAAAAACTTTCCGATTAGCTGTTATTGGTGGAATTGTTCTTATATGTTCTCTTTTAAAAA from Chryseobacterium camelliae includes these protein-coding regions:
- a CDS encoding ABC transporter ATP-binding protein — protein: MSLQITNLTKKFAEQTALNNINISIDQNEIIGLLGPNGAGKSTLMKSIVGALTIDEGEIIFNGKNISENEIESKKKIGFLPENNPLYLEMYVKEYLQFVANIHKIPTSRVDEVIELVGITPEKSKKIGQLSKGYKQRVGLAQAIIHQPDLLILDEPTNGLDPNQIIEIRNVVKEIGQQKTVLLSTHIMQEVEALCSRVILIHKGNILQDCPIEEFKGKFESLEEAFASYTA
- a CDS encoding patatin-like phospholipase family protein, yielding MNFEKIGLVLSGGGTKGIAHAGVLKFLHEKNIDIDILSCCSAGSIVGCLYAVGKTPEEILDFFQSVYFFNWKHFTFNQPGLVSSVIFNNYLKPIFQDMKIGDLDKEVRIVATELVSGTEKIFDKDFLVTDAIIASCSIPGITTPYILNEEMFCDGGVLNNFPADIIRDDCDKLIGVFVSPPHNININDLKSIKAIVSRSYDLLSYRIEKVKFDYCDWLILSQKLSSFGTFERKKDRLEEIFNIGYHAAKDSFNESNFYLKIKQSGT